The following are encoded in a window of Poecile atricapillus isolate bPoeAtr1 chromosome 3, bPoeAtr1.hap1, whole genome shotgun sequence genomic DNA:
- the BATF3 gene encoding basic leucine zipper transcriptional factor ATF-like 3 isoform X1, producing the protein MWAAAPPRHLAAAPPARGGASPAPARPGPPCPCAPFPPLPRTRTPRGPGEPCGRLGGAGMSCAVPAAGTSALPRGAAAEGGQQSHEEDDRKVRRREKNRVAAQRSRKKQTQKADKLHEEYESLEQENTSLKREIGKLTDEMKHLSEVLKDHEKICPLLHCTMNFMTIPRPDALASCLPR; encoded by the exons ATGTGGGCGGCGGCTCCGCCCCGGCACCTGGCGGCGGCACCCCCGGCCCGGGGCGGCGCGTCCCCCGCTccggcccgccccggcccgccctGCCCTTGTGCTCCCTTCCCTCCGCTGCCTCGCACTCGCACCCCCCGCGGGCCGGGGGAGCCCTGCGGGCGGCTCGGCGGCGCCGGGATGTCGTGCGCCGTCCCGGCAGCGGGGACCAGCGCTCTGCCCCGGGGCGCGGCGGCCGAGGGCGGCCAGCAG AGTCACGAAGAAGATGACAGAAAAgtaaggagaagagaaaaaaatcgAGTTGCTGCACAGAGGAGCCGGAAGAAGCAAACTCAGAAAGCAGATAAACTTCACGAG GAATATGAGTCTCTTGAGCAAGAAAATACCTCCCTGAAAAGAGAAATTGGAAAGCTAACAGATGAAATGAAACACTTGAGTGAAGTGTTGAAGGATCATGAAAAGATCTGTCCACTATTGCACTGCACCATGAACTTTATGACCATACCAAGGCCTGATGCACTTGCCAGCTGCCTACCCAGATGA